The Candidatus Woesearchaeota archaeon genome segment GAAATGTCTTAAGGTCATATTCTATCTCTGCAACAACGAGTTTGGGATGCCTTAGCCGAAGCATTCTTCCAAATGTAACCTGAGTTTCCCTGCAGAAAGTGCACCTTCCGAAGCATCCCCTTGCTGAAATGAGAGTGATGAAGGGATATAAGTTTCCGCCGTTGAAATACCACTCCGGCTTCACATGGTGCCATGCAGGGAATGGAAGCCCGTTTATGTCCTCAGAAGCAATCCTTAGGGGATTGTGAAAAACTTTTCCTTTTTCATAATATGAAAGTCCAAGAATATCTTTTTTCTCCTTTCCTGCTGCAACATCCCTTAAAGTGTAATCCTCCTCTCCGCGGACAATCATGTCAACACAGCCCTTTGAGAGCTTGTTTGCTATCCTGAAAGTGTCTTTCGGAACAGCAGAGGAATGCGCACCAACTAAAACAGTTGCTGAGCAAAAATCCTTTGCAAGCTTTGCATAGGATATGTCATTGTAAATGCTTGGAGTTGTTGTGTGGATTACAGTTAAATCCGGCCTAAATCTCGAAATTATTTTCGCAATCTCCTTCTTAGGTATGTTAAGCGCAGCCCCATCCACAAACTTCACATTGTGCTCACGCTCAAGAACAGCAGTCGCAGTCAGCATGTATTCAGGATGCCTCTGCACCCTTCCCCTGCTCCTTGTTGCCCAGCGCGCTGACTTGCAGAAATCCCTGACATAGGAAGGATTGAGCATCAAAATTTTCATTGAGAGAAGTGCAGAGCAAAATCGTTTATAAATTTAACTGAAATCATTCAGCGCCTGCACTTTTCATACTAAAAATTTATAAACGCTGTTTAAATTATCCCCTAAGGAAAAAAGCCAGAATAAAAATGAAAGCTGAAAAAGAAAAAGACCAGAAATGCGTATGCTGCGGCTCTTTGAAGCGCAGGTTCTTTGCTTCTGAAAAGGGATTTGACTATTTCAAATGCAGAAAATGCGCTCTTGTGTATGTTAACCCTCTTCAGGTTGGAAGGC includes the following:
- a CDS encoding B12-binding domain-containing radical SAM protein; the protein is MKILMLNPSYVRDFCKSARWATRSRGRVQRHPEYMLTATAVLEREHNVKFVDGAALNIPKKEIAKIISRFRPDLTVIHTTTPSIYNDISYAKLAKDFCSATVLVGAHSSAVPKDTFRIANKLSKGCVDMIVRGEEDYTLRDVAAGKEKKDILGLSYYEKGKVFHNPLRIASEDINGLPFPAWHHVKPEWYFNGGNLYPFITLISARGCFGRCTFCRETQVTFGRMLRLRHPKLVVAEIEYDLKTF